One segment of Variovorax paradoxus DNA contains the following:
- a CDS encoding ABC transporter ATP-binding protein, protein MASIRLNGLVKRFGDVAVIPSLDLEIRDEEFVVFVGPSGCGKSTLLRIIAGLEPIDSGDLFIGDTRVNDVAPAQRDIAMVFQDYALYPHMTVRDNMGFGLEMRNTPKDEIARRVDRAAGMLRIEPYLDRKPKALSGGQRQRVAMGRAMVRNPKVFLFDEPLSNLDAKLRGEVRTEIKALSQQLKTTMIFVTHDQVEAMTMADRIVVLKAGVVQQFGTPEEVYKSPANQFVAGFIGSPTMNFFDVQAEGSHVRMDDGTLFAMPPRCAGVTGAATLGVRPEHMQVLPAGAPGLRVQVSVVEPLGSDTLVYFDRAGKRHVARVAPELQVHPKDTITLAFDMDKCHLFDANDGAVLRC, encoded by the coding sequence ATGGCGTCCATCCGACTGAACGGGCTGGTCAAACGCTTCGGCGACGTGGCCGTGATTCCCTCGCTCGACCTGGAGATCCGCGACGAGGAGTTCGTGGTCTTCGTCGGCCCCTCGGGCTGCGGCAAGTCGACGCTGCTGCGCATCATCGCCGGCCTGGAGCCCATCGACAGCGGCGACCTCTTCATCGGCGACACGCGCGTGAACGACGTGGCACCGGCGCAGCGCGACATCGCCATGGTGTTCCAGGACTACGCGCTCTACCCGCACATGACCGTGCGCGACAACATGGGCTTCGGCCTGGAGATGCGCAACACGCCGAAGGACGAGATCGCGCGCCGCGTCGACCGCGCCGCCGGCATGCTGCGCATCGAGCCCTACCTCGACCGCAAGCCCAAGGCCCTGTCGGGCGGCCAACGCCAGCGCGTGGCCATGGGCCGCGCGATGGTGCGCAACCCGAAGGTGTTCCTGTTCGACGAGCCGCTGTCCAACCTCGACGCCAAGCTGCGCGGCGAGGTGCGCACCGAGATCAAGGCGCTGTCGCAGCAGCTGAAGACCACCATGATCTTCGTCACGCACGACCAGGTCGAGGCCATGACCATGGCCGACCGCATCGTGGTGCTCAAGGCCGGCGTGGTGCAGCAGTTCGGCACGCCCGAAGAGGTCTACAAGTCGCCTGCCAACCAGTTCGTGGCCGGCTTCATCGGCTCGCCGACCATGAACTTCTTCGACGTGCAGGCCGAAGGCAGCCATGTGCGCATGGACGACGGCACGCTGTTCGCCATGCCGCCACGCTGCGCCGGCGTCACCGGCGCCGCGACGCTCGGCGTGCGGCCCGAGCACATGCAGGTGCTACCGGCCGGTGCGCCCGGCCTGCGCGTGCAGGTGAGCGTGGTCGAGCCGCTGGGCTCCGACACGCTGGTGTACTTCGACCGCGCCGGCAAGCGGCATGTGGCGCGCGTGGCGCCCGAGCTGCAGGTGCATCCGAAGGACACCATCACGCTGGCCTTCGACATGGACAAGTGCCACCTGTTCGACGCGAACGACGGCGCGGTGCTGCGTTGCTGA
- a CDS encoding HpcH/HpaI aldolase family protein, giving the protein MPSRNAFKHALAAKTPQVGIWSTLPDPYISELLAGAGFDWILLDAEHTPGDPTTMLRQLQAVQAERDRPTTAVVRPPWNDPVLIKQYLDIGAQTLLLPFVQTREEAEAAVAATRYPPNGIRGMGGTVRASKFGRDARYVAEASNEICVLVQVETAEALEQLEDIANVDGVDGVFIGPGDLSASMGVAGQVNHPTVRAAVDKAIARILACGKAPGILMNDEARAQELLDLGALFVAVANDQVLLRKSADDVAARFKARSLPPAPAAPAAPATY; this is encoded by the coding sequence ATGCCTTCGCGCAACGCATTCAAGCACGCCCTCGCGGCGAAGACGCCGCAGGTCGGCATCTGGTCGACGCTGCCCGACCCCTACATTTCCGAGCTGCTCGCGGGCGCCGGCTTCGACTGGATCCTGCTCGACGCCGAGCACACTCCCGGCGACCCGACCACCATGCTGCGCCAGCTGCAGGCGGTGCAGGCCGAGCGCGACCGCCCGACCACCGCCGTGGTGCGCCCGCCCTGGAACGATCCGGTGCTGATCAAGCAGTACCTCGACATCGGCGCCCAGACGCTGCTGCTGCCCTTCGTGCAGACGCGCGAGGAGGCGGAGGCCGCCGTGGCCGCCACGCGCTATCCGCCCAACGGCATCCGCGGCATGGGCGGCACGGTGCGCGCCTCGAAGTTCGGCCGCGACGCCCGCTACGTGGCCGAAGCCTCGAACGAGATCTGCGTGCTGGTGCAGGTCGAGACCGCGGAGGCGCTCGAGCAGCTCGAGGACATCGCCAACGTCGATGGCGTCGATGGCGTCTTCATCGGCCCCGGCGACCTGTCGGCCAGCATGGGCGTGGCCGGGCAGGTCAACCACCCGACGGTGCGCGCCGCGGTCGACAAGGCCATCGCGCGCATCCTCGCCTGCGGCAAGGCCCCCGGCATCCTGATGAACGACGAGGCGCGCGCCCAGGAACTGCTCGACCTCGGCGCGCTCTTCGTCGCCGTGGCCAACGACCAGGTGCTGCTGCGCAAGAGCGCGGACGACGTGGCGGCGCGCTTCAAGGCGCGCAGCCTGCCGCCCGCGCCCGCCGCACCCGCCGCGCCCGCGACCTACTGA
- a CDS encoding mandelate racemase/muconate lactonizing enzyme family protein, with protein sequence MTSTAPDSAAFTVERLDVFVFRAPADPPVQTSFGVMRDRPAVLVRLTDADGAVGWGEIWCNFPTVGAEHRARMALAYCRPAVTGRAWSHPRECFDELTKRFAVLALQTGEHGTLNQIVAGVDTALWDLYARRQGKPLWQVLGGEEARPVQVYASGLNPTEPEKLALQKRDEGYRAFKLKVGFGAERDLANLRALRDALGSEATMMVDANQAWDFDEACKAGHRMEDFDLLWLEEPLRADQPAQRWKELSERQPLTLAGGENLAGFAQYRDFIATEGMAIIQPDLGKWGGFSGCLDVAKQTLAAGKWYCPHWLGGGIGLVASMHLKTAVGGPGYVEVDSNPNPLRELLAVPNFTVDDGRVQLSDAPGLGVAPDLAACKGYVVEIPMVGI encoded by the coding sequence ATGACTTCCACTGCACCGGACTCCGCCGCCTTCACCGTCGAGCGCCTCGACGTCTTCGTGTTCCGCGCACCGGCCGATCCGCCGGTGCAGACCTCCTTCGGCGTCATGCGCGACCGGCCGGCGGTGCTGGTGCGGCTCACCGATGCCGACGGCGCGGTGGGCTGGGGCGAGATCTGGTGCAACTTTCCGACGGTGGGCGCGGAGCACCGCGCCCGCATGGCGCTGGCCTACTGCCGGCCGGCCGTCACCGGCCGCGCGTGGTCGCATCCGCGCGAATGCTTCGACGAACTCACGAAGCGCTTCGCGGTGCTCGCCCTGCAGACCGGCGAGCACGGCACGCTGAACCAGATCGTGGCGGGCGTGGACACCGCCCTGTGGGACCTCTACGCGCGCCGCCAGGGCAAGCCGCTGTGGCAGGTGCTCGGCGGCGAAGAGGCGCGGCCGGTGCAGGTGTATGCGTCGGGCCTGAACCCGACCGAACCCGAGAAGCTCGCGCTGCAGAAGCGCGACGAGGGCTACCGCGCGTTCAAGCTCAAGGTGGGCTTCGGCGCAGAGCGCGACCTGGCCAACCTGCGCGCCCTGCGCGATGCGCTCGGCAGCGAGGCCACGATGATGGTCGACGCCAACCAGGCCTGGGACTTCGACGAAGCCTGCAAGGCCGGCCATCGCATGGAGGACTTCGACCTGCTGTGGCTCGAGGAGCCGCTGCGCGCCGACCAGCCCGCGCAGCGCTGGAAGGAACTGAGCGAGCGCCAGCCGCTGACCCTCGCCGGCGGCGAGAACCTGGCCGGCTTCGCGCAGTACCGCGACTTCATCGCGACCGAGGGCATGGCCATCATCCAGCCCGACCTGGGCAAGTGGGGCGGCTTCAGCGGCTGCCTCGATGTGGCGAAGCAGACGCTGGCAGCGGGCAAGTGGTATTGCCCGCACTGGCTGGGCGGCGGCATCGGCCTCGTCGCCTCGATGCACCTCAAGACCGCCGTGGGCGGCCCTGGCTACGTGGAGGTCGACAGCAATCCGAACCCGCTGCGCGAACTGCTGGCCGTGCCCAACTTCACGGTCGACGACGGCCGGGTGCAGCTGTCGGACGCGCCGGGCCTGGGCGTAGCGCCGGACCTGGCGGCATGCAAGGGGTACGTCGTCGAGATCCCGATGGTCGGCATCTAG
- a CDS encoding Bug family tripartite tricarboxylate transporter substrate binding protein: MKKSATAALAACVLALGAMPAQAQQKAEYPQKPIVLVVPQPAGGAADQFARPFGQALSQRLGQPVIIDNRPGANGNIAAAYVARNQPADGYTVFFGSVSTLAVNPHLYKATGFDPLKDFQPVTLTNQTPNVLVVGAGTPYKTVADVVAAAKKAPGTLSFGSAGNGNTMHLTGLQFEAKTGTQLIHVPYKGGPAALNDVMGGQIPMMFHNLSAVLGQEKGGRVRVLAVADTQRSKLLPNVPTMAEAGAPGVVQLAWSGMLVRSGTPAPVLERLHKEMAAILADPAFRKPLEEQGFDVLSSTPQAFAERLKADYAAMGEVIKAGNVQID, translated from the coding sequence ATGAAGAAGTCTGCAACCGCCGCGCTCGCGGCCTGCGTGCTGGCACTGGGCGCAATGCCCGCGCAGGCCCAGCAGAAGGCCGAATACCCGCAAAAGCCCATCGTGCTCGTGGTGCCGCAGCCTGCGGGCGGTGCGGCCGACCAGTTCGCGCGGCCCTTCGGGCAGGCGCTGTCGCAGCGGCTCGGGCAGCCGGTGATCATCGACAACCGGCCGGGCGCCAACGGCAACATCGCGGCCGCCTATGTGGCGCGCAACCAGCCGGCCGACGGCTACACCGTGTTCTTCGGCTCGGTCAGCACGCTGGCCGTGAATCCGCACCTCTACAAGGCCACCGGCTTCGACCCTCTGAAGGACTTCCAGCCCGTCACGCTGACCAACCAGACGCCCAACGTGCTGGTGGTCGGCGCAGGCACGCCCTACAAGACTGTGGCCGACGTGGTCGCCGCCGCCAAGAAGGCGCCCGGCACGCTGAGCTTCGGCTCGGCCGGCAACGGCAACACCATGCACCTCACGGGACTGCAGTTCGAGGCGAAGACCGGCACGCAGCTGATCCATGTGCCCTACAAGGGCGGGCCGGCCGCGCTCAACGACGTGATGGGCGGTCAGATCCCGATGATGTTCCACAACCTCTCGGCCGTGCTGGGCCAGGAGAAGGGCGGCCGCGTGCGCGTGCTGGCCGTGGCCGATACGCAGCGCTCGAAACTGCTGCCCAACGTGCCGACCATGGCGGAGGCGGGCGCGCCCGGCGTGGTGCAGCTCGCCTGGAGCGGCATGCTGGTGCGCAGCGGCACGCCGGCGCCGGTGCTCGAGCGCCTGCACAAGGAAATGGCCGCAATCCTTGCGGACCCGGCGTTCCGCAAGCCGCTGGAAGAACAGGGCTTCGACGTGCTCTCGTCCACGCCGCAGGCCTTCGCCGAGCGCCTGAAGGCCGACTACGCCGCCATGGGCGAGGTCATCAAGGCCGGCAACGTGCAGATCGACTGA
- a CDS encoding tagatose 1,6-diphosphate aldolase, with translation MTTPALNLGKKWGMRRMATPQGHFTMVALDQRPPIAQLIGAKRGIAPADVSFADMVDVKRTLVDTLGAHASAMLFDPNYAFPAALQKLPAHTGLVVTLEDHRFRDTPGGRLSHSINDWSVEKIKRAGGDGVKVLAWYRPDAEPDVLAHQQDYVRRIGEECRQWDIPLVLELLVYPFPKSERHTVDYIESPEKMPELVIESVREFAKPEYGVDLFKLESPLPGATLPARDGSAAHTAAQGWFDRMGAICKDANIPWVMLSAGVTSPQFVRVMEYAYAAGAHGFLAGRAVWWQALQNFPDLGRCAEQLRKEGSATLAELEALTLRAGNAWHADYSAFDAMKAEGELCAAYA, from the coding sequence ATGACTACACCTGCCCTGAACCTCGGCAAGAAATGGGGCATGCGCCGCATGGCCACGCCCCAAGGCCACTTCACCATGGTCGCGCTCGACCAGCGCCCGCCCATCGCGCAGCTGATCGGCGCCAAGCGCGGCATCGCACCCGCCGACGTGAGCTTTGCCGACATGGTGGACGTCAAGCGCACGCTGGTCGACACGCTCGGCGCGCACGCCAGCGCGATGCTGTTCGACCCGAACTACGCCTTTCCGGCCGCGTTGCAGAAGCTGCCCGCGCACACCGGGCTCGTGGTCACGCTCGAAGACCACCGCTTTCGCGACACGCCGGGCGGGCGCCTGTCGCATTCCATCAACGACTGGAGCGTGGAGAAGATCAAGCGCGCCGGCGGCGACGGCGTGAAGGTGCTGGCGTGGTACCGGCCCGATGCTGAGCCCGACGTGCTCGCGCACCAGCAGGACTACGTGCGCCGCATCGGCGAGGAATGCCGCCAATGGGACATCCCGCTGGTGCTCGAGCTGCTGGTGTACCCCTTTCCCAAGAGCGAACGCCATACGGTCGACTACATCGAATCGCCGGAGAAGATGCCCGAGCTGGTCATCGAGAGCGTGCGCGAATTCGCCAAGCCCGAGTACGGCGTGGACCTGTTCAAGCTCGAGAGCCCGCTACCCGGCGCCACGCTGCCCGCACGCGACGGCAGCGCCGCGCACACCGCCGCGCAGGGCTGGTTCGACCGGATGGGTGCCATCTGCAAGGACGCGAACATTCCGTGGGTGATGCTGTCGGCCGGCGTGACCTCGCCGCAGTTCGTGCGGGTGATGGAGTACGCCTACGCGGCGGGCGCGCACGGCTTCCTGGCCGGCCGCGCGGTGTGGTGGCAGGCGCTGCAGAACTTCCCGGACCTCGGGCGCTGCGCCGAGCAACTGCGCAAGGAAGGCAGCGCCACGCTGGCCGAGCTCGAAGCGCTCACGCTGCGCGCGGGCAATGCATGGCATGCGGACTACAGCGCCTTCGACGCGATGAAGGCCGAGGGCGAACTCTGTGCGGCCTATGCCTGA
- a CDS encoding shikimate dehydrogenase family protein, with amino-acid sequence MVPTGLSGATRLVPILAHPVDHVRAPRIYNPAFAAAGLDWCLVPMGVHPDDFATTVAQLARVRNLQGLNLTIPHKAAAHALCARRGPEARRTGVVNTMRIDADGQWSGESFDGVGFVEAARAHGVLGLERPDRPVVLVGAGGAGTAIAFALAAAGVRELHVFNREPEQAAQVVAGLRKAFPGIDARTPPEAARGDSLRAAGLAVNATSLGLHEGDPMPFDPAQLAPDAALFDIIAARDTELMAACSARGLRVVGGKPMIDHQVAAQIAFWRGGGA; translated from the coding sequence ATGGTGCCCACCGGCCTCAGCGGTGCCACGCGGCTCGTGCCCATCCTTGCGCACCCGGTCGACCATGTGCGCGCGCCGCGCATCTACAACCCGGCCTTCGCGGCCGCCGGCCTCGACTGGTGCCTGGTGCCGATGGGCGTACACCCCGACGACTTCGCGACCACGGTGGCGCAGCTCGCGCGCGTGCGCAACCTGCAGGGACTCAACCTCACCATTCCGCACAAAGCTGCGGCGCATGCGCTGTGCGCGCGGCGCGGGCCCGAGGCGCGGCGCACGGGGGTGGTCAACACCATGCGCATCGACGCCGACGGCCAGTGGTCGGGCGAGAGCTTCGACGGCGTGGGCTTCGTCGAGGCGGCACGTGCGCATGGCGTGCTGGGACTCGAGCGGCCGGACCGGCCGGTGGTGCTGGTGGGCGCGGGCGGCGCGGGCACGGCCATCGCCTTCGCGCTGGCGGCGGCCGGCGTGCGCGAGCTGCATGTGTTCAACCGCGAGCCCGAGCAGGCCGCGCAGGTGGTGGCCGGGCTGCGCAAGGCCTTCCCCGGCATCGATGCGCGCACGCCGCCCGAGGCGGCGCGCGGCGACAGCCTGCGTGCGGCAGGCCTGGCGGTCAACGCCACCTCGCTCGGCCTGCACGAAGGCGACCCGATGCCGTTCGACCCTGCGCAGCTCGCGCCGGACGCGGCGCTGTTCGACATCATCGCCGCGCGCGACACCGAGCTCATGGCCGCGTGCAGCGCGCGCGGGCTGCGTGTGGTCGGCGGCAAACCCATGATCGACCACCAGGTCGCCGCGCAGATCGCGTTCTGGCGCGGCGGCGGTGCATGA
- a CDS encoding sulfite exporter TauE/SafE family protein: MQAILSEAGPVLVFMACVALATYAQNLTGFAFSLILLGLVSVFHIASVSDTANAATVLSLINAWTYFRARPGVVPWQLMKPALNGSTVGVIVGLVLLTWLSGGAVNWLRGLLGVSILGCAVLLVMQGRPLPAVSGRISFALIGGLSGVLGGLFSSSGPPIVFHMYRQPLDRELVRRALLLMFAFNSLVRLVIVVPTGHFSWYSALLAGCAMPVVYGVTRLHHRLPNKLKPRTLKWVVGGLLAAAGSTLLASAWVAIAQG; this comes from the coding sequence GTGCAAGCGATTCTTTCCGAAGCCGGCCCCGTGCTGGTCTTCATGGCCTGCGTGGCGCTCGCCACCTACGCCCAGAACCTCACGGGGTTCGCGTTCAGCCTGATCCTTCTGGGCCTGGTGTCGGTGTTCCACATCGCCAGCGTGAGCGACACCGCCAACGCGGCGACCGTGCTGAGCCTCATCAACGCCTGGACCTACTTCCGCGCGCGTCCCGGCGTGGTGCCGTGGCAGCTGATGAAGCCGGCTCTCAACGGCAGCACGGTCGGCGTCATCGTCGGGCTGGTGCTGCTCACCTGGCTCAGCGGCGGCGCCGTGAACTGGCTGCGCGGCCTGCTGGGCGTGTCGATCCTGGGATGCGCGGTGCTGCTGGTGATGCAGGGCCGGCCGCTGCCGGCGGTGTCGGGCCGCATCAGCTTCGCGCTGATCGGCGGGCTCTCGGGCGTGCTGGGCGGACTGTTCTCCAGCTCGGGGCCGCCCATCGTGTTCCACATGTACCGCCAGCCGCTCGACCGCGAACTGGTGCGCCGCGCGCTGCTGCTGATGTTCGCGTTCAACTCGCTGGTGCGGCTGGTGATCGTGGTGCCCACGGGCCACTTCTCTTGGTACTCCGCGCTGCTGGCCGGCTGTGCGATGCCTGTCGTCTATGGCGTGACGCGGCTGCACCACCGGCTGCCCAACAAGCTCAAGCCGCGCACGCTCAAATGGGTGGTGGGCGGCCTGCTGGCCGCCGCGGGCTCCACGCTGCTCGCCAGCGCCTGGGTGGCGATCGCGCAGGGTTGA
- a CDS encoding carbohydrate ABC transporter permease, with protein MTTATSSPRKSSWRKRWPLARWAVPLILVLMLLPFLWLLQMSFKPTPFILEFPPRVFFMPTLEHYVGLWQAGFPESFVNSLVTSIVSTVLALLFGIPAAYALSRWTGRGRFGLGLGILLTRMAPPIAFTIPFFLAYRWLGLLDTRTGLIMIYMTFNLPLVIWMMQPFFDAVPASLEEAALMDGAGFGTVFLEIVMPMATAGIAATAILCFLYAWNDFFFALILTRTDARTAPVAVVNFMNYEGWEWGKIAAGGSLVMAPVLVFSMLVRRYLVSGLTAGAVKG; from the coding sequence ATGACGACTGCAACCTCATCGCCGCGCAAGTCCTCGTGGCGCAAGCGCTGGCCGCTCGCGCGCTGGGCCGTGCCGCTGATCCTGGTGCTCATGCTGCTGCCCTTCCTGTGGCTGCTGCAGATGTCGTTCAAGCCGACGCCGTTCATCCTGGAGTTTCCGCCGCGCGTGTTCTTCATGCCCACGCTGGAGCACTACGTCGGGCTGTGGCAGGCCGGGTTTCCGGAGTCGTTCGTCAACAGCCTGGTCACCAGCATCGTGTCGACGGTGCTGGCGCTGCTGTTCGGCATTCCGGCGGCCTATGCGCTGTCGCGATGGACCGGGCGCGGGCGCTTCGGGCTGGGCCTGGGCATCCTGCTGACGCGCATGGCGCCGCCCATCGCGTTCACCATCCCGTTCTTCCTGGCGTACCGCTGGCTCGGGCTGCTCGACACGCGCACCGGGCTCATCATGATCTACATGACCTTCAACCTGCCGCTGGTCATCTGGATGATGCAGCCCTTCTTCGACGCCGTGCCCGCGTCGCTCGAAGAGGCCGCGCTGATGGACGGCGCCGGCTTCGGCACCGTGTTCCTCGAGATCGTGATGCCGATGGCCACAGCCGGCATCGCGGCCACGGCCATCCTGTGCTTCCTCTATGCGTGGAACGACTTCTTCTTCGCGCTCATCCTCACGCGCACCGATGCCCGCACCGCGCCGGTGGCGGTGGTGAACTTCATGAACTACGAGGGCTGGGAGTGGGGCAAGATCGCCGCCGGCGGCTCGCTGGTGATGGCACCGGTGCTCGTGTTCTCGATGCTGGTGCGGCGCTACCTCGTGAGCGGCCTGACGGCCGGCGCGGTGAAGGGCTGA
- a CDS encoding PfkB family carbohydrate kinase — protein sequence MSASHQPVPRVTCLGLSALDITWQVDDLPQGGGKTRANDVREGGGGMAANAAAAAARLGAAVRFWGRAGEDSAGHEMKAQLAALGVDVAHFRLFEGARSSLSGIVVDTRGERMIVNFRGAGLPADPGWLPLESLAATDAVLADPRWPEGALALFGAARERALPTVLDGDVADAAVFDLLLPHTDHAVFSEPGLAGYAAGARTVDDQLSFALARGCRLAAVTLGEHGLRWADARGLHSLPAFEVRAVDTTGAGDVFHGAFAFALGAGWPVRRAFQFSAAVAALKCTRPGGRAGVPDFATAMSLVDSIKE from the coding sequence ATGAGCGCATCGCACCAGCCCGTTCCGCGCGTGACCTGCCTCGGCCTGTCCGCGCTCGACATCACCTGGCAGGTCGACGATCTGCCGCAAGGCGGCGGCAAGACCCGCGCGAACGACGTGCGCGAAGGCGGCGGCGGCATGGCGGCCAATGCGGCCGCCGCGGCTGCGCGCCTCGGTGCCGCCGTTCGGTTCTGGGGCCGCGCCGGCGAGGACAGCGCCGGCCACGAGATGAAGGCGCAGCTCGCGGCGCTGGGTGTGGACGTGGCGCATTTCCGCCTGTTCGAAGGCGCGCGCTCGTCGCTGTCGGGCATCGTGGTCGATACGCGCGGCGAACGCATGATCGTCAACTTCCGCGGTGCCGGCCTGCCCGCCGATCCAGGCTGGCTGCCGCTCGAATCGCTGGCCGCCACCGACGCCGTGCTGGCCGACCCGCGCTGGCCCGAAGGCGCGCTCGCCCTCTTCGGCGCGGCGCGCGAACGCGCTCTGCCCACGGTGCTCGACGGCGACGTGGCCGATGCCGCCGTGTTCGACCTGCTGCTTCCGCACACCGACCATGCCGTGTTCTCCGAACCAGGCCTCGCCGGCTACGCCGCCGGCGCGCGCACGGTCGACGACCAGCTGTCGTTCGCCCTCGCGCGCGGCTGCCGCCTTGCGGCCGTGACGCTTGGCGAGCACGGCCTGCGCTGGGCCGACGCGAGGGGCCTGCACAGCCTGCCCGCCTTCGAGGTGAGGGCCGTCGACACCACCGGTGCCGGCGACGTCTTCCACGGCGCATTCGCCTTTGCGCTCGGTGCCGGCTGGCCCGTGCGCCGCGCCTTCCAGTTTTCCGCCGCGGTGGCGGCCCTGAAGTGCACACGACCCGGCGGACGCGCCGGCGTGCCCGACTTCGCCACCGCGATGTCCCTCGTCGATTCCATCAAGGAGTGA
- the araD gene encoding L-arabinonate dehydratase, with the protein MSNEGVRLKTVEQLRSQRWFASDDIRGFAHRQRMQQQGLAREEFMGRPVIGIVNTWSELSPCHAHLRERAEAVKRGVLQAGGYPLELPALSLGEVMVKPTTMIYRNLLAIECEELLRSLPIDGAVLMGGCDKTTPGLIMGALSMDVPAIFLPAGPMMNDRYKGQAVGAGTHTKKFWAERTIGNIDQAEWIRLESRMTRTPGTCNTMGTASTMTAIAEAMGLSLPGAMSIPAVDSEHSRMAWRCGERIVAMVWEDLKPSRIVTKASFINAVTAYMALGGSTNAAVHLPAMAGRAGIALDIDELDAVARRVPVIANLYPSGEKLMEDFHYAGGLPAVLNRIAAHLDLSARTVTGRTLGEDIAGWPADDDDGSTILDPATPLKEGTPECPEAGIALAVLRGNLCPDGAVIKPSAATPQLLRHTGRALVFDSNAEMLAAMADDNLDCDASTVLVLRNGGPVGGPGMPEWGNLPIPKKLLREGVRDMLRISDSRMSGTHYGTCVLHVSPESAIGGPLALLKTGDTVRLDIGARSLDMLVSDEELAARRAQWKPPAQAYVRGYTKIFQHEVTQAHLGCDFASLAGNAPTPEPPIY; encoded by the coding sequence ATGTCCAACGAAGGCGTTCGCCTCAAGACCGTCGAGCAACTGCGCAGCCAGCGCTGGTTCGCGAGCGACGACATCCGTGGCTTCGCCCACCGCCAGCGCATGCAGCAGCAGGGCCTTGCGCGCGAGGAGTTCATGGGCCGGCCGGTGATCGGCATCGTCAACACCTGGAGCGAGCTGTCGCCGTGCCACGCGCACCTGCGCGAGCGCGCCGAGGCGGTGAAGCGCGGCGTGCTGCAGGCCGGCGGCTATCCGCTGGAGCTGCCCGCGCTGAGCCTCGGCGAGGTGATGGTCAAGCCCACGACCATGATCTACCGCAATCTGCTGGCCATCGAGTGCGAGGAGCTGCTGCGCAGCCTGCCGATCGACGGCGCGGTGCTCATGGGCGGCTGCGACAAGACCACGCCCGGCCTCATCATGGGCGCGCTGTCGATGGACGTGCCCGCCATCTTCCTGCCGGCCGGACCGATGATGAACGACCGCTACAAGGGCCAGGCCGTGGGCGCGGGCACGCACACCAAGAAGTTCTGGGCCGAGCGCACCATCGGCAACATCGACCAGGCCGAGTGGATCCGCCTGGAGTCGCGCATGACCCGCACGCCGGGCACCTGCAACACCATGGGCACGGCCAGCACGATGACGGCCATCGCCGAGGCCATGGGCCTGTCGCTGCCCGGGGCCATGAGCATCCCGGCGGTCGACTCGGAACACAGCCGCATGGCCTGGCGCTGCGGCGAGCGCATCGTCGCCATGGTGTGGGAAGACCTGAAGCCTTCGCGCATCGTCACCAAGGCCTCGTTCATCAATGCCGTCACCGCCTACATGGCGCTCGGCGGCTCCACCAACGCGGCGGTGCACCTGCCCGCGATGGCGGGGCGCGCGGGCATCGCGCTGGACATCGACGAGCTCGACGCCGTGGCGCGCCGCGTGCCGGTCATCGCCAACCTGTATCCGTCCGGCGAGAAGCTGATGGAGGACTTCCACTACGCGGGCGGCCTGCCCGCGGTGCTGAACAGGATCGCGGCGCACCTCGACCTGTCGGCGCGCACCGTGACCGGCCGCACGCTCGGCGAGGACATCGCGGGCTGGCCTGCGGACGACGATGACGGCAGCACCATCCTCGACCCGGCCACGCCGCTCAAGGAGGGCACGCCGGAGTGCCCCGAGGCCGGCATCGCGCTGGCGGTGCTGCGCGGCAACCTGTGCCCCGACGGCGCGGTCATCAAGCCCTCGGCCGCCACGCCGCAACTGCTGCGCCACACCGGGCGTGCGCTGGTGTTCGACTCGAACGCGGAGATGCTTGCGGCCATGGCCGACGACAACCTCGACTGCGACGCTTCCACCGTGCTGGTGCTGCGCAACGGTGGGCCGGTCGGCGGCCCCGGCATGCCCGAATGGGGCAACCTGCCGATCCCGAAGAAGCTCCTGCGCGAGGGCGTGCGCGACATGCTGCGCATTTCCGATTCGCGCATGAGCGGCACGCACTACGGCACCTGCGTGCTGCACGTGTCGCCCGAGTCGGCCATCGGCGGACCGCTGGCGCTGCTGAAGACCGGCGACACGGTGCGCCTGGACATCGGCGCGCGCAGCCTCGACATGCTGGTGTCCGACGAGGAACTGGCCGCGCGCCGCGCGCAGTGGAAGCCGCCCGCGCAGGCCTACGTGCGCGGCTACACGAAGATCTTCCAGCACGAGGTGACGCAGGCGCACCTGGGCTGCGACTTTGCGAGCCTTGCCGGCAACGCGCCGACGCCGGAACCACCGATCTACTGA